The Nitrospiria bacterium genome has a window encoding:
- a CDS encoding peptide ABC transporter substrate-binding protein, whose translation MERRIITGTVIVGLVLAVVFVRAGARAPRALDGSTFRMTLSNEPPTLDWNLATDSVSFDVLINLMEGLTEYDEHLRPRPAVARSWDVSPDGRTYLFHLREDARWSDGEPVTAGDFEYSWKRLLNPKTAAEYAYFLYDIEGAEDYNTGKADRPDSVGVRALDKRTLEVRLRKPIVFFPSITTFMVTFPMRRDIVEKFGERWTEPGRIVTDGPFMLGEWRHEYKLTLSPNPYYYGPEPALRKVTLFVVNETTTALTLYETGDLEMATVPPEAMATYRGRSEYVTAPILRGYYYGFNVQKAPFTDPRIRRAFSMAIDRTEFPAILKRGEIPATFWVPPGMPYHNPAIGLPFDPEAARRLLAGAGFPDGRGFPTVTAVFNTSPENSLIAENLQAQWKRNLGVEVRLDNQEWKVYLKQLQTDPPPLFRLGWGADYPDPDNFMNLFTSTSGNNRTRWRNDRYDELIRSASADSDPVHRQKAYDEAQRILLETDAAIMPLFVATQNWVIKPYVRGLRINPLELLELKDVRLEKP comes from the coding sequence ATGGAGCGAAGAATCATCACAGGGACCGTGATCGTTGGACTGGTGTTGGCTGTCGTGTTTGTCCGCGCCGGGGCGCGCGCCCCCCGGGCCTTGGATGGATCGACCTTTCGGATGACGCTTTCGAACGAACCGCCCACGCTCGATTGGAATCTGGCCACCGACAGCGTTTCGTTCGACGTTTTGATCAACCTGATGGAAGGTCTCACGGAATATGACGAACATCTCCGTCCGCGCCCGGCCGTGGCCCGTTCCTGGGACGTCTCACCCGATGGCCGCACCTATCTTTTTCACCTTCGTGAAGACGCCCGCTGGAGCGACGGAGAACCGGTCACGGCCGGAGATTTCGAGTATTCCTGGAAGCGCCTCTTGAATCCGAAAACCGCTGCGGAGTACGCCTACTTTCTGTACGACATCGAGGGCGCCGAGGATTATAACACCGGAAAGGCGGATCGACCGGACTCGGTCGGGGTCCGCGCGCTGGACAAGCGGACGCTTGAGGTCCGTCTGAGAAAACCGATCGTTTTTTTCCCGAGCATCACCACGTTCATGGTCACCTTCCCCATGCGCCGCGATATCGTCGAGAAATTCGGTGAGAGATGGACCGAGCCGGGCCGGATCGTGACCGACGGCCCTTTCATGCTGGGCGAATGGCGGCACGAATATAAGCTCACCTTGTCTCCAAACCCCTATTACTACGGACCCGAACCCGCACTGAGGAAGGTGACCCTGTTCGTCGTCAATGAAACCACGACCGCGTTGACCCTTTACGAGACCGGTGATCTGGAAATGGCCACGGTTCCGCCCGAGGCGATGGCCACCTACCGCGGGAGGTCCGAATATGTAACGGCCCCTATCCTCCGCGGATATTATTACGGCTTTAATGTGCAGAAGGCGCCATTCACGGATCCCCGAATCCGTCGCGCCTTTTCAATGGCGATCGACCGTACGGAATTTCCCGCCATCCTGAAACGGGGCGAGATCCCGGCGACCTTCTGGGTTCCTCCGGGAATGCCCTACCATAACCCCGCGATCGGTCTGCCCTTCGATCCCGAAGCCGCGCGAAGGCTGCTGGCCGGGGCGGGTTTTCCGGACGGGCGGGGTTTCCCGACCGTCACGGCGGTTTTCAATACCAGCCCGGAAAACAGCCTGATCGCCGAGAATCTCCAGGCGCAATGGAAACGGAACCTGGGCGTGGAAGTCCGGCTGGACAACCAGGAATGGAAGGTCTATCTCAAGCAGCTTCAGACGGACCCGCCGCCCTTGTTCCGCCTGGGGTGGGGAGCCGATTATCCCGATCCGGATAATTTCATGAATTTGTTCACCTCGACCAGCGGGAACAATCGGACCCGGTGGAGAAACGATCGGTACGATGAGCTGATCCGATCCGCCTCGGCCGATTCCGACCCTGTCCACAGGCAGAAGGCCTACGATGAAGCCCAGCGAATACTTCTTGAAACGGATGCGGCGATCATGCCGCTCTTCGTGGCGACCCAGAACTGGGTGATCAAACCTTACGTCCGCGGACTTCGAATCAATCCCCTCGAGCTGCTCGAGTTGAAGGACGTCCGCCTGGAGAAACCTTGA
- a CDS encoding isoprenylcysteine carboxylmethyltransferase family protein → MATPLAERYKRVTIKTVPVYLALILLIIFARPTLGGFIPGLLIVLAGEALRVWAAGHLKKTKEVTTTGPYAYVKNPLYLGTLLILIGFCLMARNLYLLVMGLAIFFVYYAPFKKKREGKRLREHFGQAWDDYDRAVPDYLPSLHPYPGRGTGRWERKWFYENSEDGTALAVALGIFAIGLRYWFSAG, encoded by the coding sequence GTGGCGACACCCTTGGCCGAGCGATACAAGCGCGTAACGATAAAAACAGTCCCGGTCTATCTCGCCCTGATCCTTCTGATCATCTTCGCCCGTCCGACCCTCGGCGGGTTTATTCCGGGTCTCCTGATCGTTCTCGCTGGAGAAGCGTTACGGGTCTGGGCCGCGGGCCATTTAAAAAAAACCAAAGAGGTCACGACTACCGGGCCCTACGCTTATGTGAAGAATCCGCTCTATCTTGGGACGCTTTTGATCCTGATCGGATTCTGCCTCATGGCCCGGAACCTTTATCTTCTCGTCATGGGTCTGGCGATTTTTTTTGTTTACTATGCTCCGTTCAAAAAGAAACGCGAAGGGAAAAGGTTGCGCGAGCATTTCGGTCAGGCCTGGGACGATTATGATCGGGCCGTTCCGGATTATCTGCCAAGCCTTCACCCCTATCCGGGACGGGGAACCGGTCGGTGGGAACGGAAATGGTTTTATGAAAACAGCGAAGACGGAACGGCCCTGGCGGTCGCCCTGGGCATCTTCGCAATCGGTTTGCGGTATTGGTTCAGCGCGGGGTAG
- the purH gene encoding bifunctional phosphoribosylaminoimidazolecarboxamide formyltransferase/IMP cyclohydrolase — protein sequence MKIQRALISVSNKEGVVELAKGLAALGVEILSTGGTAKTLKEAGIPVKDVAEFTGFPEMLDGRVKTLHPKIHGGLLAKRDDPTHVAQMKQQGLEPIDLVAVNLYPFEATVAKPNVRFEEAIENIDIGGPAMLRSSAKNFEHVTVIVDPRDYPKVLEELRSHNGTISRETRLGLAKKVFNHTARYDSVISSYLENQGKEPDRVRFPGIFTLQFEKVEDLRYGENPHQQAAFYREFQLSEPSVSTAKQLHGKAMSFNNFLDANAGLELVKEFNETAAVIIKHNNPCGVATGETILEAYTKARATDPVSAFGGVIAFNRPVDVETAEEIARMFVEIVIAPGFERGALDVFKKKKDLRLLDVGPDLKVTWERRGEMDIKRVVGGLILQDRDLGRIEDLRKLKVVTKRKPTDEEYEAMAFAWIVCKHVKSNAIVYARPGQTIGIGAGQMSRVDSVKIAMMKAQSPLAGTVMASDAFFPFRDGLDEAAKAGVRAVIQPGGSIKDEEVIRAADEHDMAMVMTGMRHFRH from the coding sequence ATGAAGATTCAACGGGCATTAATCAGCGTGTCGAATAAAGAAGGCGTGGTCGAGTTGGCCAAGGGGCTGGCCGCGCTGGGGGTCGAGATCCTCTCCACCGGGGGAACGGCCAAGACATTAAAAGAGGCGGGCATTCCGGTCAAGGATGTGGCTGAATTCACCGGCTTTCCGGAGATGCTGGACGGCCGCGTCAAGACGCTTCATCCCAAGATTCACGGCGGACTCTTGGCGAAACGGGACGATCCGACGCATGTGGCCCAAATGAAGCAGCAGGGCCTGGAGCCGATCGATCTCGTCGCGGTGAATCTCTATCCCTTCGAAGCGACCGTGGCCAAGCCGAACGTCCGTTTCGAAGAGGCGATCGAGAACATCGACATCGGCGGACCGGCCATGCTGCGGTCCTCGGCCAAAAACTTCGAGCACGTGACGGTCATCGTCGACCCCCGTGATTATCCGAAAGTGTTGGAAGAGCTTCGAAGCCACAACGGGACGATTTCCCGGGAAACGCGTCTGGGACTTGCGAAAAAAGTCTTCAACCACACCGCCCGTTATGACAGCGTGATCTCCTCCTATCTTGAGAACCAAGGGAAAGAACCGGATCGCGTACGATTTCCCGGCATCTTCACGCTGCAGTTTGAGAAGGTCGAGGATCTCCGTTACGGGGAGAATCCGCACCAGCAGGCCGCTTTCTATCGCGAGTTCCAGCTCTCCGAGCCTTCGGTGTCGACGGCCAAACAACTGCACGGCAAGGCGATGTCCTTCAATAATTTTCTGGACGCCAACGCCGGCCTGGAGCTCGTGAAGGAATTTAACGAGACGGCGGCCGTGATCATCAAGCACAACAACCCGTGCGGGGTGGCCACCGGAGAAACAATCCTCGAAGCCTACACGAAGGCCCGGGCCACGGATCCGGTGTCGGCCTTCGGCGGGGTCATCGCTTTCAACCGCCCTGTGGATGTCGAGACGGCGGAAGAGATCGCCAGGATGTTTGTCGAGATCGTGATCGCCCCCGGCTTTGAACGCGGCGCCCTGGACGTGTTTAAAAAGAAGAAGGATCTTCGTCTGCTGGATGTCGGCCCTGATTTGAAAGTGACTTGGGAACGACGAGGCGAGATGGACATCAAGCGGGTCGTCGGGGGGTTGATTTTACAGGACCGCGACCTGGGCCGGATCGAGGATCTGAGAAAACTGAAGGTCGTCACGAAGCGCAAACCCACGGATGAAGAGTACGAAGCCATGGCCTTTGCCTGGATTGTCTGCAAGCATGTCAAGTCAAACGCCATCGTTTATGCGCGACCGGGCCAGACGATCGGAATCGGTGCCGGACAGATGAGCCGGGTCGATTCGGTGAAAATTGCCATGATGAAAGCGCAATCCCCGCTGGCCGGAACCGTGATGGCCTCGGACGCCTTCTTCCCTTTTCGCGATGGTTTGGACGAGGCCGCGAAAGCGGGCGTCAGGGCGGTCATCCAGCCCGGGGGGTCGATCAAGGATGAAGAGGTCATCCGGGCCGCCGATGAACACGACATGGCCATGGTGATGACCGGCATGCGTCATTTTAGACATTAA
- a CDS encoding D-glycerate dehydrogenase, with protein MMKPGVFLTRVLPPPVMQRLKTQFDLKYNLHDRPLTKPELIRGMQGRPALISMLSDPIDAEVIASHSGLRVIANYAVGYNNIDMKAAAARRITVTNTPGVLTEATADLTWSLILSLARRVVEGDRLVRTGRWTGWNPTQLLGTQVSGKILGLIGMGRIGRAVAERAAGFGMRLLYHNRRRLPKPIEKNLHVTYRSLPRLLAAADFVSLHVPLTSGTRHLINRRAFDRMKKTALLINTARGPVVDEKALVTALKNGKIAGAGLDVFEEEPAVQRALLSLQNVVLLPHLGSATVETRVRMGWVVIENIHAVLKGKPAPNAVR; from the coding sequence ATGATGAAACCCGGAGTCTTTCTCACACGCGTTTTGCCGCCGCCCGTGATGCAGCGGCTGAAAACCCAGTTCGATCTGAAATATAACCTCCATGACCGTCCGCTGACCAAACCGGAACTGATAAGAGGGATGCAGGGAAGACCGGCGTTGATTTCAATGCTATCGGACCCGATCGACGCCGAGGTGATCGCGAGCCATTCCGGATTGAGGGTCATCGCTAATTATGCCGTAGGTTACAACAACATCGACATGAAAGCGGCCGCGGCCCGGCGAATCACCGTCACGAACACGCCGGGCGTGCTCACGGAGGCCACCGCCGATCTGACCTGGTCTTTGATCTTGAGTCTCGCAAGGCGCGTCGTGGAAGGCGACCGTCTCGTCCGCACCGGCCGATGGACGGGATGGAATCCCACTCAGCTTCTGGGAACGCAGGTCTCCGGAAAGATCTTGGGGCTTATCGGAATGGGACGGATCGGCCGGGCCGTCGCCGAGAGAGCCGCCGGCTTCGGCATGCGCCTGCTCTATCACAACCGCCGGCGCTTACCCAAGCCCATCGAGAAAAATCTTCACGTTACCTACCGGTCGCTCCCGCGACTGCTCGCAGCCGCCGATTTCGTCAGCTTGCACGTCCCGCTCACGTCCGGAACCCGTCACCTGATCAATCGCCGGGCATTCGACCGCATGAAGAAAACGGCCCTTCTCATTAACACGGCCAGGGGTCCCGTGGTGGACGAAAAGGCCCTTGTAACGGCATTAAAGAACGGGAAAATAGCCGGGGCCGGACTGGATGTTTTCGAAGAAGAACCCGCGGTTCAAAGAGCCCTTCTGTCTCTGCAGAATGTCGTATTGCTGCCCCATCTCGGCAGCGCCACGGTCGAGACCCGAGTTCGAATGGGTTGGGTGGTGATCGAAAATATTCATGCGGTTTTGAAAGGAAAACCGGCGCCCAACGCGGTCCGCTAG
- a CDS encoding ABC transporter permease — protein sequence MIGYTLKRLAWGIPVLWLVATATFVLMHVIPGGPFDQEKSLPPEIRANVDSKYHLDRPVLTQYVFYLGDLLRGDFGPSYKYLGRNVNDMIRETFPVSMQLGLWAVLISILLGVGAGILAAARPLSWMDHAAMFLATAGISVPSFVIGTFLILIFSYRLHLFPAALWEGWRYSVLPAVTLALLPAAYIARLTRSSMLEVLNKDFIRTVRAKGFGERRVLFKHALKNSITPVVSFLGPLTATLVTGSFVVEFIFSVPGMGRYFITAVTNRDYPLIMGVTLIYAVLIVAANIVVDLVYIWLDPRMRIRDH from the coding sequence TTGATAGGATATACTCTGAAGAGATTGGCCTGGGGAATCCCCGTGCTATGGCTGGTGGCCACGGCGACCTTCGTTCTGATGCATGTGATCCCCGGAGGACCCTTTGACCAGGAAAAATCACTGCCGCCCGAAATCCGGGCGAATGTCGATTCCAAATACCATTTGGATCGGCCCGTTTTAACCCAGTATGTTTTTTATCTTGGAGACCTCCTGCGGGGGGACTTCGGGCCCTCGTATAAATATCTCGGACGGAATGTGAACGACATGATCCGGGAGACCTTTCCGGTTTCGATGCAACTCGGCCTTTGGGCCGTTTTGATTTCGATCCTCCTGGGTGTCGGCGCCGGGATCCTTGCGGCCGCACGGCCGCTTTCCTGGATGGACCACGCCGCCATGTTTCTGGCCACGGCCGGGATTTCGGTGCCGAGTTTTGTCATCGGCACGTTCCTCATCTTGATTTTCAGTTACCGTCTTCACCTGTTTCCGGCGGCGCTTTGGGAGGGATGGCGTTACAGTGTCCTTCCCGCCGTCACCCTGGCCCTGTTGCCCGCGGCCTATATCGCGAGGTTGACCCGGTCGAGCATGCTGGAAGTTCTAAATAAGGATTTCATACGGACCGTCCGGGCCAAGGGTTTCGGCGAGCGGCGGGTACTCTTCAAGCATGCCCTGAAAAATTCGATCACTCCGGTGGTATCCTTCCTCGGTCCGTTGACGGCGACGCTGGTCACCGGGTCCTTTGTGGTTGAATTTATCTTTTCGGTTCCGGGAATGGGTCGATATTTTATCACGGCCGTAACCAATCGTGATTACCCGCTGATCATGGGGGTGACGCTGATCTACGCCGTGCTGATTGTGGCGGCGAACATCGTGGTGGACCTGGTTTATATATGGTTGGATCCGAGGATGCGGATTAGGGATCATTAG
- a CDS encoding tetratricopeptide repeat protein: protein MADKATIVQNAQRYMAKGQIDKAIDEWQKLISESPNDGNIFNTIGDLLLKKNDVSKAVEAYLRGAEVFRSAGFALKTIAIYKKLIKLVPQRLDIIVKLGDLNAERGLVGNAVEDYLLAAKHFIQEGDVKECLEIYRKIANLDPSNTGIRLKLADLCLKEGMQQDAIDEYLKVAESYRNNKQLREADDLCHRILKLDPKNEAARKQMGGGAATKETPSQSSSESKEQLLTKIGGLEGMQLDEARKLMDQYIEQNPDDPIGFHKLGTVVMKTGNKDEAFTWFKKAVHQYMDRSEYGQAGKLMKEYIEADPDRGDAHILLAEAYDRGGSAQLAVSTYAHVIDGALASGETARAKELYAKIKGLDPQHHDVRRLRQSFETTEDSQPQTVPSESFNQPETSVAPLPEEPADLAQVLLPSESDVPSAEPVPIVDQAALQSLFTEAEVYLKYGLSTKAIEQLQQILAVDPENEAAHQQLKEIYKNEGQNEKAIEECFHLMEIYKKAGDSERGTAILEEAKTIDPENPKIREATDLSPIMDSGRMKAILADKPAEVEAAGPSTELDTPAPEVGSKERISSEVSAATGHEQEKVAEQMAEADFYQQQGLRDEAKKMYESILALQPDLPPAKEKLEAIAAEETIELEMKSQKAKTFEGTQPVAESPPKPETKTTRPIQEAQVQKQDNAKSADERRLDDELEKSFAPFMGTDTKKAVGEPPETAGHYPTEAEESVTHQSVLKEKKEPERKTDKKSGRSNGPKENKEEFVDLSGILNEKIKGDPKIHSKSELHDEKTVSEQLDSIFEEFQKDAVQVDDIDYETHYNLGIAYKEMGLINEAMIEFKQAMDGPDRFIDSCNMLAACHQEGGDRLEAIKLLERALSDPRCEETQGHWLRYDLASLYEKEGRPEEALNMFGKIAGADRNFKDVIKRIENLEGQLGKNRRKTPAASVTRAEEDEDLDVMMDRIFGESTPAAKTQRGKAVDQDSSKEDARKKDRISYL, encoded by the coding sequence TTGGCCGATAAAGCGACGATCGTGCAGAATGCCCAACGCTACATGGCGAAGGGCCAGATTGATAAAGCCATCGATGAATGGCAGAAACTCATCTCCGAGTCGCCTAATGATGGCAATATTTTCAACACGATTGGGGATCTGTTACTTAAAAAAAACGACGTTTCCAAAGCGGTTGAAGCCTACCTCAGAGGGGCGGAAGTATTCCGTTCCGCCGGTTTTGCGCTAAAAACCATTGCAATCTACAAAAAACTGATCAAACTCGTTCCTCAACGCCTGGATATTATTGTCAAGTTGGGAGATCTCAATGCGGAGCGAGGCCTTGTCGGAAACGCCGTAGAAGATTATTTGTTGGCCGCCAAACATTTTATTCAGGAAGGGGACGTCAAGGAGTGTCTTGAAATATATAGAAAAATAGCCAACTTGGACCCGAGCAATACGGGAATTCGCTTGAAGTTAGCGGACCTCTGTCTGAAGGAAGGAATGCAACAGGATGCCATCGACGAGTACCTGAAAGTTGCCGAGTCGTACCGCAATAACAAGCAGTTGAGAGAAGCGGACGATCTTTGTCATCGCATATTAAAGTTGGATCCCAAGAACGAAGCGGCACGAAAACAGATGGGGGGGGGCGCAGCAACTAAAGAGACTCCTTCACAATCGAGTTCGGAATCTAAAGAGCAACTGCTTACAAAGATCGGCGGTTTAGAGGGCATGCAGCTTGATGAGGCTCGGAAGCTCATGGATCAATATATTGAGCAGAATCCTGACGACCCCATCGGGTTTCATAAACTTGGGACGGTCGTCATGAAAACAGGCAACAAGGATGAGGCCTTCACCTGGTTTAAGAAGGCCGTTCACCAATACATGGACCGCAGCGAATACGGTCAGGCCGGAAAATTGATGAAGGAATACATTGAAGCCGATCCGGACCGAGGGGATGCCCATATTTTGCTTGCGGAGGCCTATGATCGCGGAGGGAGTGCACAACTCGCCGTTTCAACATATGCTCACGTCATTGATGGCGCACTGGCTTCAGGGGAGACGGCCCGCGCCAAAGAATTGTACGCCAAGATCAAAGGGCTTGACCCCCAGCACCACGATGTCCGACGCTTACGTCAATCCTTTGAGACCACGGAGGATTCTCAACCCCAGACCGTTCCTTCCGAATCATTCAACCAACCCGAGACTTCTGTGGCACCGCTCCCGGAAGAACCGGCGGACCTCGCTCAGGTGCTTTTGCCCTCCGAGAGCGATGTTCCTTCAGCGGAACCGGTGCCCATTGTTGATCAGGCCGCTCTTCAAAGCCTTTTCACGGAGGCTGAGGTTTATTTGAAGTACGGTTTGTCGACGAAGGCGATTGAACAGCTCCAGCAAATTCTCGCGGTGGACCCGGAAAATGAGGCGGCCCACCAGCAGCTCAAGGAAATCTATAAGAATGAAGGACAGAACGAGAAGGCGATTGAAGAATGCTTCCATTTAATGGAGATCTATAAAAAAGCGGGGGATTCAGAGCGGGGGACAGCCATCCTGGAAGAGGCGAAGACCATTGATCCGGAGAATCCGAAAATTCGTGAAGCAACGGACCTCTCTCCGATTATGGACAGCGGACGTATGAAGGCGATATTGGCCGATAAGCCGGCAGAGGTCGAGGCCGCTGGGCCCAGTACGGAATTAGACACCCCGGCACCGGAAGTTGGGTCCAAGGAACGGATTTCTTCCGAAGTCTCGGCCGCCACAGGTCATGAGCAGGAAAAAGTCGCCGAACAGATGGCCGAAGCGGATTTCTACCAGCAGCAGGGTCTTCGGGATGAAGCAAAAAAAATGTATGAGTCCATTCTGGCCCTTCAGCCTGATCTTCCCCCCGCCAAGGAGAAGCTCGAAGCCATCGCGGCGGAAGAGACCATCGAGTTGGAGATGAAGTCTCAAAAGGCTAAGACGTTTGAGGGGACACAGCCAGTGGCCGAATCACCGCCGAAACCTGAGACCAAGACCACCCGGCCGATTCAAGAGGCCCAGGTTCAAAAACAGGACAATGCGAAATCGGCCGATGAACGTCGCTTAGATGATGAACTTGAAAAATCCTTTGCTCCGTTCATGGGCACTGATACCAAGAAAGCGGTCGGGGAGCCCCCGGAAACCGCGGGCCATTACCCCACAGAAGCGGAGGAATCGGTAACCCATCAATCGGTCCTAAAAGAAAAGAAGGAACCGGAAAGAAAAACCGACAAAAAAAGCGGACGGTCCAATGGGCCCAAAGAGAATAAAGAAGAATTTGTTGATTTATCCGGGATATTAAATGAAAAAATTAAAGGGGATCCAAAGATCCATTCCAAGTCCGAACTTCACGATGAGAAGACGGTTAGCGAACAGCTGGACAGCATCTTTGAAGAGTTTCAAAAAGACGCGGTGCAGGTGGATGATATCGATTACGAAACCCATTATAACCTTGGAATCGCTTACAAGGAAATGGGGCTTATAAATGAAGCGATGATCGAATTTAAGCAGGCCATGGATGGGCCGGACCGCTTTATTGATTCATGCAACATGCTGGCGGCATGCCATCAGGAAGGCGGAGACCGTCTGGAAGCGATCAAGCTTTTGGAACGTGCCCTTTCTGACCCCCGGTGCGAAGAAACTCAAGGCCATTGGCTTCGTTATGACCTGGCCTCTCTATATGAAAAGGAAGGGCGGCCGGAAGAGGCCCTGAACATGTTCGGCAAGATCGCAGGGGCCGACCGAAACTTTAAAGACGTGATTAAGCGGATTGAAAATCTCGAAGGCCAGCTCGGAAAAAACCGCCGAAAGACACCGGCGGCATCGGTGACCCGCGCGGAGGAAGATGAAGATCTGGATGTGATGATGGATCGGATCTTCGGCGAGTCCACCCCAGCCGCCAAGACCCAACGCGGCAAGGCGGTTGACCAGGACAGTTCAAAAGAGGATGCCAGGAAGAAAGATCGGATATCCTATTTATAG
- a CDS encoding AAA family ATPase has protein sequence MSYLEHYNLKEEPFSNSVDNRFYYNSKPHAEALIRLKYAAEQRKGLALLVGDVGAGKTTLARRLLDELDENNYESALLIVIHSSVTSEWLLRKISVQLGVQKPAEAKTDLLGQLYNRLAEIHDKKKKAVVLIDEAQMLQTREVMEEFRGILNIELDGHKLITFILFGLPEVDQHLALDEPLRQRVAIRYHLQAFTEESSEDYVRYRLQIAGCKKEIFTKTAYSAVHQYAKGIPRLINTVCDNALLEGYLRKKDRIDHDMIREISVDLKLADT, from the coding sequence GTGAGCTACCTTGAACATTATAACCTGAAGGAAGAACCCTTCTCGAATTCGGTAGACAATCGGTTCTATTACAACAGCAAGCCGCATGCCGAAGCGTTGATCCGACTCAAATACGCGGCCGAGCAGCGGAAAGGCCTGGCCTTGCTGGTCGGGGATGTCGGCGCCGGGAAGACCACGCTGGCCCGTAGGCTTCTGGATGAACTGGATGAAAACAATTACGAATCGGCCCTCTTGATTGTCATCCACAGCTCGGTAACCTCCGAATGGCTTCTCCGTAAAATTTCGGTTCAGTTGGGCGTTCAGAAGCCGGCCGAGGCGAAGACCGATCTCCTCGGGCAGTTATATAACCGCCTGGCCGAGATTCATGATAAAAAGAAAAAGGCCGTTGTCCTGATCGACGAAGCCCAGATGCTTCAAACTCGGGAGGTCATGGAAGAGTTTCGCGGCATACTGAATATCGAATTGGACGGCCACAAATTGATCACCTTCATCCTTTTCGGCCTCCCGGAAGTGGATCAACATCTCGCCCTGGATGAACCGTTGAGACAGCGGGTGGCGATCCGTTATCACCTTCAGGCCTTCACCGAAGAGTCATCCGAGGATTATGTGAGGTACCGCCTCCAAATCGCCGGCTGCAAAAAGGAAATCTTTACCAAAACGGCGTACTCGGCGGTTCATCAGTATGCCAAGGGGATTCCCCGACTCATCAACACCGTATGCGACAATGCCCTGTTGGAAGGCTACCTTCGGAAAAAAGATCGGATCGATCATGACATGATCCGTGAGATTTCTGTCGATCTGAAACTGGCGGACACATAA
- a CDS encoding cold-shock protein, whose amino-acid sequence MRSKGTVKWFNDRKGFGFIKLEDGKDVFVHYSALQGDGFKTLKEGEPVEFDVVDGAKGPQAANVVRLSV is encoded by the coding sequence GTGAGAAGCAAGGGCACAGTGAAATGGTTTAACGATCGCAAAGGATTTGGGTTCATCAAATTGGAAGACGGCAAAGATGTTTTTGTACATTATTCCGCCTTGCAGGGCGACGGATTTAAAACTTTGAAGGAAGGGGAGCCGGTTGAGTTTGACGTTGTGGACGGCGCGAAAGGACCCCAGGCCGCCAACGTCGTCCGTCTTTCCGTTTAA
- a CDS encoding ABC transporter permease, whose protein sequence is MTVQRFIRSHSRILISGGFILLIGVAALAAPWLAPYPYDQQDTHSILQGPSPQHWMGTDRLGRDLFSRLLFGARMSMAVGVFTALFAVMFGTVYGAASGYVGGRTDNLLMRFVDLVYALPDLLLIILITVTIGRGVLGIFLALSLVSWVTVARIIRGEVLRLREFSYVEAARAVGAPHHRILLVHILPNTLGVLIVTLTFRIPAAILAESTLSFIGLGIAPPFASWGSMANEGWSAMKYYPHLILFPSLVLFLTMVAFNVLGDALRDALDPERRPRAA, encoded by the coding sequence ATGACGGTTCAGCGATTCATTCGATCCCATTCCAGAATCCTCATCAGCGGGGGATTTATCCTGTTGATCGGGGTGGCGGCGCTGGCCGCTCCATGGCTGGCGCCCTATCCATACGATCAGCAGGATACCCATTCCATCCTTCAGGGCCCGAGTCCGCAACACTGGATGGGTACGGACCGTCTCGGACGGGACCTTTTTTCCCGATTGCTTTTCGGCGCGCGGATGTCCATGGCGGTCGGGGTCTTTACGGCGCTGTTTGCTGTGATGTTCGGCACGGTTTACGGCGCCGCGTCCGGATACGTGGGAGGAAGAACGGACAACCTCCTCATGCGGTTCGTGGATCTGGTCTATGCGCTGCCGGACCTCCTGTTGATTATTCTGATCACGGTGACGATCGGACGGGGGGTACTGGGGATATTTCTGGCCTTAAGCCTCGTGAGCTGGGTGACGGTGGCGCGGATCATTCGAGGAGAGGTCTTGAGGCTGCGGGAGTTCAGCTATGTGGAGGCCGCCCGCGCCGTCGGCGCGCCGCATCACCGGATCCTGCTCGTCCATATTCTTCCCAATACGCTGGGCGTGCTGATCGTGACCCTGACATTCCGCATACCGGCCGCGATCCTGGCCGAATCCACCTTGAGTTTTATCGGCCTCGGAATCGCGCCCCCGTTTGCCAGCTGGGGCAGCATGGCGAACGAGGGCTGGAGCGCGATGAAGTACTATCCCCATCTGATTTTGTTCCCGAGCCTTGTTTTGTTTCTGACGATGGTCGCCTTCAACGTCCTGGGCGACGCCCTGCGTGATGCCCTTGATCCCGAGCGGCGTCCGAGAGCCGCATAA